In a single window of the Chitinophagaceae bacterium genome:
- the hpt gene encoding hypoxanthine phosphoribosyltransferase: MNLITIQDKTFKLYISEKNIQEKVKYIADQINSIIQEPEIIALVVLNGAFIFASDLLKILKQDIEVAFVKLQSYKDMHSTGKVDVIIDIPQNITNKHILIIEDIIDTGLTMQTLKKMIMDKNPASLRICSFLVKPEVFKNKFLVDFVGYEIPNKFVVGYGLDYNQKGRHYPHIYEYIQ; encoded by the coding sequence ATGAACCTCATTACCATTCAAGATAAAACTTTCAAACTCTATATATCAGAAAAAAATATCCAAGAAAAAGTCAAATATATAGCAGATCAAATAAACTCTATTATCCAAGAACCAGAAATTATCGCTTTAGTAGTTTTAAACGGTGCTTTTATCTTTGCAAGCGATTTACTAAAAATACTTAAACAAGATATAGAAGTAGCATTTGTCAAACTACAATCTTATAAAGATATGCATTCCACAGGAAAAGTAGATGTTATTATAGATATTCCTCAAAATATTACCAATAAGCATATTCTTATAATAGAAGATATTATAGATACAGGACTCACTATGCAAACTTTAAAAAAAATGATAATGGATAAGAATCCCGCTTCTCTTCGTATTTGTAGTTTTTTAGTAAAACCAGAAGTATTTAAAAATAAATTTTTAGTAGATTTTGTAGGGTATGAGATACCAAATAAGTTTGTTGTTGGTTATGGTTTAGATTACAATCAAAAAGGAAGGCACTATCCTCATATTTATGAATATATTCAATAA
- the rnr gene encoding ribonuclease R — translation MRKKTNTINKEPQVIIGTIDQVNAQFSYILSPEVTPDIIVYADNMDYAIHGDTVKVILTNRKQGEHRIGKVVEIIKRAKSTFIGIIEVSTQYSFVKISNKKYFLEVFVHNNNTLDAENGERVIVQITKWHNPKQRNPIGKVFKVLRGIGKHEVEMHSIMAEFDLPFSFDEKILQESESLPEQISLEEIKKRKDFRKITTFTIDPDDAKDFDDALSFQILPNGNYEVGVHIADVSHYVLPNTLLDAEAYKRGNSVYLVDRTIPMLPERISNFLCSLRPLEDKLTYSVVFEMDKNAKIKKTWIGKTIIHSQKRFSYEDAQLILETKEGIFSHELNILNNIAHKLTDIRYKNGAINFETIEIKFKLDETGKPIEIYQKIRKDAHRLIEEFMLLANKTVAESIATPKKEKKTFAYRIHDNPPLDKMKSFSQFIKKFGYKVDMENKVSEKLNTLISKIEGSLEQNVITNLAIRSMSKAKYTCEPLHHFGLAFKHYTHFTSPIRRYPDLLVHRMLFHYQNQNENVSVTTIEPMLMYCNDMEKKAAEAERASIKFKQVELMSSKIGQEFQGIVSGITERSIFVELDETKSEGMLKINDMKDDEYLFEEKNYRIVGKRHKKIITIGDTIKVQIAKTDIIARTIDLKPVTPNSLR, via the coding sequence ATGCGAAAAAAAACAAATACTATAAATAAAGAACCTCAAGTGATTATAGGAACTATTGACCAAGTAAATGCGCAGTTTTCATACATTCTTTCCCCTGAAGTAACCCCTGATATTATCGTTTATGCAGATAACATGGATTATGCCATACATGGAGACACTGTAAAAGTAATACTCACCAATAGAAAACAGGGAGAACATCGCATCGGAAAGGTAGTAGAAATTATAAAAAGAGCAAAATCCACCTTTATAGGCATAATAGAAGTATCAACACAATACTCTTTTGTAAAAATCAGTAATAAAAAATACTTTTTAGAAGTTTTTGTTCATAATAATAATACTCTCGACGCAGAAAATGGAGAAAGGGTTATAGTGCAAATAACAAAATGGCACAATCCAAAACAAAGAAATCCAATAGGAAAAGTATTTAAAGTATTAAGAGGTATAGGAAAACACGAAGTAGAAATGCATTCCATAATGGCAGAGTTTGACCTTCCATTTTCTTTTGACGAAAAAATACTACAAGAATCTGAATCCCTTCCCGAACAAATATCTCTTGAGGAAATAAAAAAAAGAAAAGATTTTAGAAAAATAACTACCTTTACCATAGACCCCGATGATGCAAAGGACTTCGATGATGCATTATCTTTTCAAATTCTACCCAATGGAAATTATGAAGTAGGTGTCCATATAGCAGATGTTTCCCATTATGTTCTTCCCAATACTCTTTTAGATGCAGAGGCATATAAACGAGGAAACTCTGTTTATTTAGTAGATAGAACCATACCAATGCTCCCTGAAAGAATATCTAACTTTCTATGCTCCCTTAGACCATTAGAAGATAAACTTACATATTCTGTAGTTTTTGAAATGGATAAAAATGCTAAAATAAAAAAAACATGGATTGGAAAAACCATCATCCATTCTCAAAAAAGATTCTCATATGAAGACGCACAACTGATTTTAGAAACAAAAGAAGGAATATTTTCTCATGAGCTCAACATACTCAATAATATAGCTCATAAACTTACGGATATCAGATATAAAAACGGGGCTATTAATTTTGAAACCATAGAAATAAAATTTAAATTAGATGAAACAGGAAAACCAATAGAAATATACCAAAAAATAAGAAAAGATGCACACCGACTTATAGAAGAATTTATGCTCCTCGCAAATAAAACAGTAGCAGAATCTATTGCAACTCCCAAAAAAGAAAAAAAAACTTTTGCTTACAGAATTCATGATAATCCCCCATTAGATAAAATGAAATCATTTTCACAATTCATTAAAAAATTCGGATATAAAGTAGATATGGAAAATAAAGTATCAGAAAAACTCAATACTCTCATATCTAAAATAGAAGGAAGTTTAGAACAAAATGTCATTACAAATCTTGCTATCAGAAGCATGTCAAAAGCAAAATACACCTGCGAACCCCTCCATCATTTTGGACTTGCGTTCAAACATTACACACATTTTACCTCCCCTATCAGAAGATACCCTGATTTACTCGTTCATAGAATGCTATTTCACTACCAAAACCAAAATGAAAATGTATCTGTAACCACCATAGAACCAATGCTTATGTACTGCAATGACATGGAAAAAAAAGCAGCAGAAGCAGAAAGAGCATCTATAAAATTTAAACAAGTAGAACTCATGTCTTCTAAGATAGGACAAGAATTTCAAGGGATTGTTTCGGGAATAACAGAAAGATCTATCTTTGTAGAACTAGATGAAACAAAATCTGAAGGAATGCTAAAAATCAATGATATGAAAGATGACGAATATCTTTTTGAAGAAAAAAATTATAGAATAGTTGGTAAACGTCATAAAAAAATTATAACCATAGGCGATACTATAAAAGTACAAATTGCAAAAACAGATATAATCGCAAGAACAATAGATCTAAAACCTGTTACTCCCAATTCTCTACGATAA
- a CDS encoding FecR family protein, protein MKNTKNKEYNIIDNIIKKQSDIWENAKYQAQYFNPNTSIALKKVLLKIEKKKQNVVLIQKFYKIAAVIVIFLGIYFVYKSIPSEKYQTYSTSKDEIKKIYLPEGSIVWMNENTKLKYFYNKNTHIILEGEAFFQISYQKDNTFAITTENITTEVKGTAFQISHQNNNTKISVTEGAVLIKKKNKNVTYLSAYEEFIYNNFSKKYIKQRFAHPNFLAWKTKVLSYENTPLIQIIQDIEKLHHLKIKMKGEKKIACNITTKFDNISAIESLEILATLIDGDVTKNGYEITFHVNSCDNETGK, encoded by the coding sequence ATGAAAAACACAAAAAATAAAGAGTATAATATTATAGATAATATTATAAAAAAACAATCGGATATATGGGAAAATGCAAAATATCAAGCCCAATATTTTAACCCTAATACCAGTATAGCACTCAAAAAAGTATTGCTAAAAATAGAAAAGAAAAAACAAAATGTTGTTCTCATCCAAAAATTTTATAAAATAGCAGCTGTAATAGTTATTTTTTTAGGAATATATTTTGTTTATAAAAGTATCCCTTCAGAAAAATATCAAACCTATTCCACCAGTAAAGATGAGATAAAAAAAATATATCTCCCGGAAGGATCTATTGTATGGATGAATGAAAATACAAAACTCAAATACTTTTATAATAAAAATACACATATTATCCTTGAAGGGGAAGCATTTTTTCAAATATCTTACCAAAAAGACAATACATTTGCTATAACAACAGAAAACATTACAACCGAAGTAAAAGGGACTGCTTTTCAAATATCCCATCAAAATAATAATACAAAAATAAGCGTTACGGAAGGTGCTGTGTTAATAAAGAAAAAAAATAAAAACGTAACATATTTATCTGCATATGAAGAATTTATATATAATAATTTCTCAAAAAAATACATAAAACAGAGATTTGCTCATCCCAATTTTTTAGCATGGAAAACCAAAGTTCTTTCTTACGAAAATACACCCCTTATTCAAATTATCCAAGATATAGAAAAACTACACCATTTAAAAATTAAAATGAAAGGGGAAAAAAAAATTGCGTGTAATATTACCACAAAATTTGACAATATTTCGGCTATAGAATCATTAGAAATTCTCGCAACATTAATAGATGGAGATGTTACTAAAAATGGATATGAAATAACTTTTCATGTTAATTCGTGTGATAATGAAACGGGTAAATAA
- a CDS encoding NADH-quinone oxidoreductase subunit B family protein: MKTGESELILVKLEDLLQWAKASSLWPMGFGLACCAIEMMGAYGANYDLDRFGVIPRSSPRQSDVMIVSGTVTFKMADRIKRLYEQMAEPKYVISMGSCANCGGPYWQHGYHVVKGVDAIIPVDVYVAGCPPRPEALIGGIIKLQEKIQKK; this comes from the coding sequence ATGAAAACAGGAGAAAGTGAATTGATATTAGTAAAATTAGAAGACTTATTACAATGGGCAAAGGCATCTTCTCTTTGGCCTATGGGATTTGGATTGGCTTGTTGTGCCATAGAGATGATGGGAGCATACGGAGCAAACTATGATTTAGATAGATTTGGAGTAATACCCCGTTCATCTCCCCGCCAAAGTGATGTAATGATAGTATCGGGAACAGTTACTTTCAAAATGGCAGATAGAATAAAGCGTCTTTATGAACAAATGGCAGAGCCAAAATACGTTATTTCTATGGGTTCTTGTGCTAATTGTGGAGGACCTTATTGGCAACACGGGTATCACGTAGTAAAAGGAGTAGATGCAATTATACCCGTTGATGTATATGTTGCAGGTTGCCCTCCAAGACCAGAAGCATTGATAGGAGGCATCATAAAACTGCAAGAAAAAATTCAAAAAAAGTAA
- a CDS encoding outer membrane lipoprotein carrier protein LolA, translating into MKIFCILFLSLAGLVNEYQKDTKARKILESVSKKYKNIPTFSVHFIYILENKTQNIQEDFPGKLTVKGEKFKLELTEQEITNDGTNQYTYIKEAKEVTISSYKKEDTDINMINIFDIYKKNFKYQLVEELSTPLLYVIDLEPNKKEKNYFKIRIEINKKNDIKSFKLFDKNGNIYTYLIKNLEIKNNIEDTFFTFDTKKYKEIEIIDLR; encoded by the coding sequence ATGAAAATCTTTTGTATATTATTTTTATCTTTAGCAGGTCTTGTAAATGAATACCAAAAAGACACAAAAGCAAGAAAAATTCTAGAATCTGTTAGCAAAAAATATAAAAATATACCCACATTTTCCGTACATTTTATATATATACTAGAAAACAAAACTCAAAATATACAAGAAGATTTTCCAGGTAAATTAACGGTAAAAGGAGAAAAGTTTAAATTAGAATTAACAGAGCAAGAAATAACAAATGATGGAACAAACCAATATACTTATATAAAAGAAGCAAAAGAAGTAACTATTTCTTCCTATAAAAAAGAAGATACCGATATTAATATGATAAACATATTTGACATATATAAAAAAAATTTCAAATATCAATTAGTAGAAGAACTTTCTACACCATTATTATATGTTATAGATTTAGAACCTAACAAAAAAGAAAAAAATTATTTTAAAATACGAATAGAAATAAATAAAAAAAATGATATAAAAAGTTTCAAGCTTTTTGATAAAAATGGAAATATTTATACTTATCTCATTAAAAATTTAGAAATAAAAAATAATATAGAAGATACTTTTTTTACTTTTGATACAAAAAAATATAAAGAAATAGAAATAATAGATTTAAGATAA
- a CDS encoding DUF721 domain-containing protein produces the protein MKYNNRKTESAPLSEIIEVFKKKYHLTEAFDIKNIKNKWDDIVGIEISDLTKQIFLKQDVLYVKVVSAPLKHQLMYNKDNIKKQLNDFLGEEKIINIVFL, from the coding sequence ATGAAATACAACAACAGAAAAACCGAATCAGCACCTCTATCAGAGATTATAGAGGTTTTTAAAAAAAAATACCATTTGACAGAAGCATTTGATATAAAAAATATCAAAAATAAATGGGATGATATAGTAGGAATAGAAATATCCGACCTTACGAAACAAATCTTTCTGAAACAAGATGTCTTATATGTAAAAGTGGTATCTGCTCCATTGAAGCATCAATTAATGTATAATAAAGACAATATTAAAAAGCAATTGAATGATTTTTTGGGGGAAGAAAAAATTATAAATATAGTATTTTTGTGA
- a CDS encoding LptF/LptG family permease, with amino-acid sequence MKKIDIFLIKTFTKPFILIFSVVVFILLVVYMLKYFEDLVGKGLEWTVLAELMFYFSVNLTPQALPLAILLASLMTYGNMGEHLELTAIKSSGISLLRTIFPLFILILLIFCFALYFNDFIVPKANVNAYALLYDIRQKKPSFDLKEGQFYNGIPGYSIKVAEKEDVTGVLTDIIIYDHTKEDGNNNIIMARSGKMYSILNQKYIIIELFDGNLYSENSSSNAHVFNSNQYNSINPFMRNAFSEMKMVFSLASFDMNRTKRDLFSTNRMMKNSQRLISDIDSMKRYYWRIEKNVTDNLLIQNKYHSATRDAFLHNSPPPPVSKSNGIHTPDEKIFGTDSVKKIPHEENATSVYEKYKTEHTFRTVVLERALENARTSHSYINQSIDQKRRITEEIWIHEIERYKKISLAFSCICMFLIGAPLGSIIKKGGLGVPALISIAYFILFYICSLMSEKYARDGTIDTLLGSWIANIVLLPFGIFFLIRAKNDSRLLESDFYYVWIDTIKQKVLHNPIIIKYSKNYLFNKCEKKQIL; translated from the coding sequence ATGAAAAAAATAGATATATTTTTGATAAAAACATTTACAAAGCCCTTCATTCTTATTTTCTCCGTAGTAGTATTTATACTTTTAGTGGTATATATGCTCAAATATTTTGAGGACTTAGTAGGAAAGGGTTTAGAATGGACTGTTTTAGCAGAATTGATGTTTTATTTCAGCGTAAACCTTACTCCACAAGCACTTCCCCTTGCTATTTTATTGGCATCTCTGATGACTTACGGCAATATGGGAGAACATTTAGAACTTACTGCCATAAAATCTTCAGGAATATCACTTCTGAGAACTATTTTTCCTCTTTTTATTCTTATCCTTCTTATTTTTTGTTTCGCACTCTATTTTAATGATTTTATTGTTCCAAAAGCAAATGTAAATGCGTATGCCCTTCTGTATGACATTCGTCAAAAAAAACCGTCTTTTGACCTCAAAGAAGGACAATTTTACAATGGCATACCAGGATACAGTATTAAAGTAGCCGAAAAAGAAGATGTCACAGGAGTATTAACGGATATTATTATCTATGACCATACCAAAGAAGACGGTAATAATAATATTATCATGGCACGAAGCGGAAAGATGTATTCTATTCTCAATCAAAAATATATAATTATAGAACTTTTTGATGGCAATTTATATTCAGAAAATAGCAGTAGTAACGCTCATGTCTTTAATTCAAATCAATACAACAGTATAAATCCATTTATGAGGAATGCTTTTTCAGAGATGAAAATGGTATTTAGTTTAGCTTCTTTTGATATGAACAGAACAAAACGTGATCTTTTTTCCACTAACCGTATGATGAAAAATTCTCAGAGATTAATCTCTGATATTGATTCTATGAAGCGATATTATTGGCGTATAGAAAAAAACGTAACAGATAATCTATTGATACAAAACAAATACCACTCCGCAACAAGAGATGCTTTTTTACATAATTCTCCTCCTCCGCCTGTATCTAAAAGCAATGGAATACACACTCCCGATGAAAAAATATTTGGAACAGATAGTGTAAAAAAAATTCCTCATGAAGAAAACGCAACATCTGTTTATGAAAAATACAAAACAGAGCATACATTTAGAACAGTGGTTTTAGAAAGAGCATTAGAAAATGCCCGTACGTCACACAGCTATATAAACCAAAGTATAGATCAAAAAAGAAGAATAACAGAAGAAATATGGATTCATGAAATAGAAAGATACAAAAAAATATCTCTCGCCTTCAGCTGTATATGTATGTTTTTAATAGGAGCACCTTTGGGAAGCATTATAAAAAAAGGAGGTTTAGGAGTTCCAGCACTTATATCCATCGCTTATTTTATTCTCTTTTATATCTGTAGTTTAATGTCTGAAAAATACGCAAGAGATGGAACTATAGATACTTTACTGGGAAGTTGGATTGCCAATATTGTGTTACTCCCCTTTGGAATTTTTTTTCTCATCAGAGCAAAAAATGATTCTCGACTACTAGAATCTGATTTTTACTACGTTTGGATAGATACCATAAAACAAAAAGTTCTTCATAATCCAATTATTATTAAATATTCTAAAAATTACCTATTTAACAAATGCGAAAAAAAACAAATACTATAA
- a CDS encoding tetratricopeptide repeat protein yields MDAQEYFQHGVDKFGKSKQIEAIEDLNQAIMMNPKNDDAFYFRGMAKTMLKKHREAIEDFTQAIKLNPRNIRSFHNRGIARYKLKDYEGAREDFTEEIKLNPKEATSFYYRGVAKRKLSYYQGAIEDLTQAIKLNPEYEDAYNNRGLIKFHLKNYKEALADFNKAVQYSPKNGLNFYYRGRAKAELQDWRGAIDDYTETIKINPQYVSAFYHIGKAKYKLGDYEGTIEAYTQAIQTNRKDKKSFYFRAKAKLKMADYRGSGKDYIQYIKRRFLTFLSFIIHYLHK; encoded by the coding sequence ATGGATGCACAAGAATACTTTCAGCATGGAGTGGATAAATTTGGAAAATCAAAACAAATAGAAGCAATAGAAGATTTGAACCAAGCCATCATGATGAACCCCAAAAATGATGATGCTTTTTATTTTCGCGGAATGGCAAAAACAATGCTCAAAAAACATAGAGAAGCAATAGAGGACTTTACCCAAGCAATAAAACTTAATCCTCGTAATATAAGGTCTTTTCATAATCGGGGTATTGCCAGGTATAAATTAAAGGATTATGAGGGTGCAAGAGAAGATTTTACCGAAGAAATAAAACTGAACCCCAAAGAGGCAACATCTTTTTATTATAGAGGAGTAGCGAAAAGAAAACTCTCATACTACCAAGGGGCAATAGAAGATTTGACACAAGCAATAAAGCTTAATCCCGAATATGAAGATGCTTATAATAACCGCGGACTTATAAAGTTTCATCTCAAAAATTACAAAGAAGCGCTAGCGGACTTTAATAAAGCAGTTCAATACAGTCCCAAAAATGGATTAAATTTTTACTATAGAGGGCGAGCAAAAGCGGAACTCCAAGATTGGAGAGGAGCAATAGATGACTATACCGAAACCATCAAGATAAATCCCCAATATGTATCCGCTTTTTATCATATAGGGAAAGCAAAATATAAGTTAGGTGACTACGAAGGTACTATCGAAGCTTATACCCAAGCAATACAAACTAATCGCAAGGATAAAAAGAGCTTCTATTTTCGGGCAAAAGCAAAACTCAAAATGGCTGACTACAGAGGATCCGGCAAAGATTATATACAGTACATCAAACGCAGGTTTTTAACATTTCTTTCATTCATTATCCATTACTTACATAAATAA
- a CDS encoding adenylate kinase, producing MLNIVLFGSPGSGKGTQSTKIIQKYNLNHLSTGDIFRKHLSQNTELGLLAQKYMNIGKLVPDEIVLDMVNDSILYTQQKNGFVFDGFPRTIAQAEAFDNMLKKNKTCVHIVIVLEVEEDILKQRIKERGKTSGRSDDTDEHKINTRLNIYKEETLLLSDYYQAQKKWYPVNGLNSVDVVFADICNIIDSLR from the coding sequence ATGTTAAATATAGTTTTATTCGGTTCACCAGGATCAGGAAAAGGTACTCAAAGTACAAAGATAATACAAAAATATAATTTGAATCACCTGTCTACCGGGGATATATTTAGAAAACATTTAAGTCAAAACACAGAATTAGGATTACTCGCACAAAAATATATGAATATAGGGAAGTTAGTACCTGATGAAATAGTATTAGATATGGTAAATGATTCTATATTATATACTCAACAAAAAAATGGTTTTGTTTTTGATGGTTTTCCAAGAACTATTGCTCAAGCAGAGGCTTTTGATAATATGCTCAAGAAAAACAAAACTTGTGTTCATATAGTTATTGTACTAGAAGTAGAAGAGGATATACTAAAACAAAGAATCAAAGAGAGAGGAAAAACATCGGGAAGATCCGATGATACAGATGAACATAAAATAAATACACGTCTTAATATTTATAAAGAAGAAACATTACTCCTTTCTGATTACTACCAAGCACAAAAAAAATGGTATCCTGTAAATGGACTAAACTCGGTAGATGTAGTTTTTGCTGATATATGCAATATTATTGATTCATTACGTTAA
- a CDS encoding class I SAM-dependent rRNA methyltransferase, translating into MNPYSKIILHPGKQRSVLRYHPWVFSGAIKELPKELQDGDIVEVLDSNQNFLAIGMYQKGSISIRILSWKKREINADFWKESIEHSFEMRKLLGIIDNKDFNSYRIINAEGDNIPGLIVDYYNGVLVFQAHNLGIYHQKDIICDILQQIHIPIESIYDKSASALMGKTIVPTKDSFLYGNTEEIEILEYGKKFCVRITDGQKTGFFLDQRENRLWIEKFCKNKKVLNAFCYTGGFSIAALKGGALELTSVDSSEKTIELAIKNENLNFQTKSSYICKDMFDFFSSSSQNYDVIILDPPAFVKSASSKENGLKGYKNINANAMKKINKNGIIFTFSCSQGVSSEEFKREIFHAAETSHKKIQIIHQTHHSLDHPIHIYHPEGEYLKGFGLYIS; encoded by the coding sequence ATGAATCCTTATTCAAAAATTATTCTACATCCAGGAAAGCAAAGGTCTGTATTGCGATACCATCCATGGGTATTTTCAGGAGCAATAAAAGAATTACCAAAAGAATTACAAGATGGCGATATAGTAGAAGTTTTGGACAGTAATCAAAACTTTTTAGCAATAGGTATGTACCAAAAAGGTTCTATTTCTATTCGGATATTATCATGGAAAAAAAGAGAAATAAATGCTGATTTTTGGAAGGAATCTATAGAGCATTCTTTTGAAATGAGAAAACTTTTAGGAATTATTGATAATAAAGATTTTAATAGTTATAGAATTATAAACGCTGAAGGGGATAATATACCTGGACTCATAGTAGATTATTATAATGGAGTCCTTGTGTTTCAAGCACATAATTTAGGTATTTACCACCAAAAAGATATTATTTGCGATATTTTACAGCAAATTCATATCCCTATAGAAAGTATATATGATAAAAGTGCATCCGCTCTCATGGGAAAAACAATAGTTCCTACAAAAGATTCTTTTTTATATGGTAATACTGAAGAAATAGAAATTTTAGAATACGGAAAAAAATTTTGTGTACGAATTACAGATGGACAAAAAACAGGTTTCTTCTTAGATCAAAGGGAAAACAGATTATGGATAGAAAAATTTTGTAAAAATAAAAAAGTTCTAAATGCTTTTTGCTATACAGGAGGTTTCTCAATAGCCGCTCTCAAAGGAGGAGCATTGGAACTCACCAGTGTAGATTCCTCTGAAAAAACAATAGAACTTGCTATTAAAAATGAAAACCTTAATTTTCAAACAAAATCCTCTTATATTTGTAAGGATATGTTTGATTTTTTTTCTTCTTCTTCCCAAAATTATGACGTTATTATACTAGATCCGCCAGCTTTTGTAAAAAGTGCATCCTCAAAAGAAAACGGACTCAAAGGATACAAGAATATAAATGCCAATGCAATGAAAAAAATTAATAAAAACGGAATCATTTTTACTTTTTCTTGCTCACAAGGAGTAAGTTCTGAAGAATTCAAAAGAGAAATTTTTCATGCAGCGGAAACATCCCATAAAAAAATACAAATTATACACCAAACTCACCATTCATTAGATCATCCCATTCATATATATCATCCCGAAGGCGAATATTTAAAAGGATTTGGGTTATATATATCATAA
- a CDS encoding nicotinate phosphoribosyltransferase has translation MNFTKDIYSTHLSLLTDLYQLTMAYSYWKLKKQNQKAVFHLFFRQNPFKNGYTVACGLEYVVNYLNSFKFSEDDLQYLAGLKSSYGNYLFEDLFLKYLSNMKFSCDVDAIAEGTVVFPHEPLVRVCGPILECQLLETPLLNIINYQTLIATKASRIYLSAGGDTIMEFGLRRAHGIDGALSASRAAFIGGTDNTSNVLAAKLFGIPVSGTHSHSWVMSFDTEIESFRAFAETMPHNCILLVDTYDTIKGVKNAIQVGLEMEKKSKKLLGIRIDSGDLAYFSQRAREMLDKNKLHYVKIIASNDLDEHIITSLKAQNAKVDIWGIGTKLITAFDQPALGGVYKLSSIEVNGKWNNRIKLSEQVIKMNNPGIQQVRRFAYKNEYTTDMIYNIQNEKMTNIIIDPVDPTRQKKLSVSSLEYEDLLKPIFREGKQVYAIPSIYDIKKYHQEQISHFDSSIKRLTNPHIYPVGLEKELYKSKTDLILKLRGNKRTYKKDTP, from the coding sequence ATGAACTTCACTAAAGATATTTATTCTACTCATCTCTCACTCTTAACAGATCTGTATCAACTGACCATGGCATACAGCTATTGGAAGTTAAAAAAACAGAATCAAAAAGCAGTATTTCATTTATTTTTCAGACAAAATCCTTTTAAAAATGGCTACACTGTTGCTTGTGGATTAGAATATGTAGTAAATTATCTCAACAGTTTCAAATTTTCAGAAGATGATTTACAGTATTTAGCAGGTTTAAAATCATCGTATGGGAATTACTTATTTGAAGATCTTTTTTTAAAATATCTATCAAATATGAAATTTAGCTGCGACGTAGATGCTATTGCTGAAGGAACCGTAGTGTTTCCTCACGAACCTTTAGTAAGAGTATGTGGTCCTATATTAGAATGTCAACTTTTAGAAACCCCTCTTTTAAATATAATAAACTACCAAACTTTAATAGCCACTAAAGCTTCTCGAATTTATTTATCAGCAGGCGGAGATACAATTATGGAATTTGGATTGAGAAGGGCTCATGGAATAGATGGAGCCCTCTCTGCAAGTAGAGCAGCTTTTATCGGAGGAACAGATAATACTTCTAATGTCCTTGCAGCAAAACTATTTGGCATCCCCGTCAGTGGAACACATTCCCACAGCTGGGTAATGTCTTTTGATACCGAAATAGAATCGTTTAGAGCATTTGCAGAAACTATGCCCCATAACTGCATTTTATTAGTAGATACATACGATACTATAAAAGGAGTAAAAAACGCTATTCAAGTAGGATTAGAGATGGAAAAAAAATCAAAAAAACTTTTAGGGATACGAATAGATTCAGGAGACCTTGCTTATTTTAGCCAAAGAGCAAGAGAAATGCTTGACAAAAACAAACTCCATTATGTAAAAATAATTGCAAGTAATGACCTGGACGAGCATATTATTACCTCATTAAAGGCACAGAATGCAAAAGTAGATATATGGGGAATAGGAACAAAACTTATTACCGCCTTTGATCAGCCAGCCCTAGGAGGAGTATATAAACTTTCTTCCATTGAAGTGAACGGAAAATGGAATAATAGAATTAAACTATCAGAACAAGTCATAAAAATGAACAACCCAGGTATTCAACAGGTCAGAAGATTTGCATATAAAAACGAATATACTACTGATATGATATATAATATTCAAAATGAAAAAATGACAAATATTATTATAGACCCTGTGGACCCTACACGTCAAAAAAAACTATCCGTATCCTCTTTAGAGTACGAAGACTTACTAAAACCAATTTTTAGAGAAGGGAAACAGGTATATGCTATCCCTTCTATATACGATATAAAAAAATACCATCAAGAGCAAATTTCTCATTTTGATAGTAGCATAAAAAGATTAACGAATCCACACATATATCCCGTAGGATTAGAAAAAGAACTCTATAAATCTAAAACAGACCTTATCTTAAAACTACGAGGAAATAAAAGAACATACAAAAAAGATACCCCTTAA